A region of Arvicanthis niloticus isolate mArvNil1 chromosome 18, mArvNil1.pat.X, whole genome shotgun sequence DNA encodes the following proteins:
- the LOC117723321 gene encoding sulfotransferase 2A1-like isoform X1: MGLVGGGPPCSDLPQGPAILGWSLLGTAQVEPEPGCSAHRAAVHTERHSNMQKTLCLAPDSTNMNERMNTTEIFDGIRYPGYVHTQESLKAACSFQFEDTDIVLVTFPKSGTTWMQQVLSLIFCEGHLWPIHHLPNWSRMPWIEQISFSVLFPKRNTSWPRMFTSHLTAKGLSPALLKAKTKVVYMARNPKDALVSFYHFHRIAGFLPNPSSFEDFVDEFLEGTGFYGSWFDHVKGWLDLRKDLNLLFVTYEELYQEPRCTIQKLSDFLGRPLGPKEEDTILELSSFSFMSQSNMVNYSLLPKEIMDQSQSKFLRKGVVGNWKEHFTPEMNEKFNAVYQSKMSDSGLCLPWTMD, from the exons atgGGTCTGGTTGGGGGCGGGCCACCTTGCAGTGATCTGCCCCAGGGCCCTGCCATTCTAGGGTGGAGCCTCTTAGGAACTGCCCAAGTAGAGCCTGAGCCGGGCTGCAGTGCACACCGGGCTGCAGTGCACACCGAGAGGCACAGCAACATGCAGAAGACTTTGTG CCTTGCTCCAGACAGCACCAACATGAATGAGCGCATGAACACCACTGAAATCTTCGATGGCATCCGCTACCCGGGGTACGTGCACACCCAGGAGTCCCTGAAAGCGGCTTGTTCTTTCCAGTTCGAGGACACAGACATCGTCTTGGTAACGTTCCCCAAGTCAG GTACCACCTGGATGCAGCAGGTTCTGAGCCTTATCTTCTGTGAGGGCCACTTGTGGCCTATTCACCACCTCCCCAACTGGTCCCGCATGCCCTGGATAGAACAGATCTCCTTCAGTGTCCTCTTTCCCAAGCGTAACACTTCCTGGCCTCGTATGTTCACCTCGCACCTGACTGCCAAAGGGCTATCCCCAGCTCTGTTGAAGGCCAAGACCAAG GTGGTGTACATGGCCCGGAACCCCAAGGACGCTCTGGTTTCTTTCTACCATTTTCACCGAATAGCCGGCTTCCTGCCCAATCCCAGCTCCTTTGAGGACTTTGTGGATGAGTTTCTCGAGGGCACAG GCTTCTACGGCTCCTGGTTTGACCATGTGAAGGGGTGGCTAGACCTGCGGAAGGACCTAAATTTGCTTTTTGTCACCTATGAGGAGCTGTACCAG GAGCCTCGCTGTACCATCCAGAAGTTAAGTGACTTCCTGGGGCGCCCCCTGGGGCCAAAAGAGGAGGACACCATACTGGAACTCAGCAGCTTCTCCTTTATGAGTCAGAGCAACATGGTCAACTACAGCCTTTTGCCCAAGGAGATCATGGACCAGAGCCAGAGCAAGTTCCTGAGGAAAG GTGTTGTGGGGAACTGGAAGGAACACTTTACTCCTGAGATGAATGAAAAGTTCAACGCTGTCTACCAGTCCAAGATGAGTGACTCTGGCCTTTGTCTCCCCTGGACCATGGACTGA
- the LOC117723321 gene encoding sulfotransferase 2B1-like isoform X2, which yields MNERMNTTEIFDGIRYPGYVHTQESLKAACSFQFEDTDIVLVTFPKSGTTWMQQVLSLIFCEGHLWPIHHLPNWSRMPWIEQISFSVLFPKRNTSWPRMFTSHLTAKGLSPALLKAKTKVVYMARNPKDALVSFYHFHRIAGFLPNPSSFEDFVDEFLEGTGFYGSWFDHVKGWLDLRKDLNLLFVTYEELYQEPRCTIQKLSDFLGRPLGPKEEDTILELSSFSFMSQSNMVNYSLLPKEIMDQSQSKFLRKGVVGNWKEHFTPEMNEKFNAVYQSKMSDSGLCLPWTMD from the exons ATGAATGAGCGCATGAACACCACTGAAATCTTCGATGGCATCCGCTACCCGGGGTACGTGCACACCCAGGAGTCCCTGAAAGCGGCTTGTTCTTTCCAGTTCGAGGACACAGACATCGTCTTGGTAACGTTCCCCAAGTCAG GTACCACCTGGATGCAGCAGGTTCTGAGCCTTATCTTCTGTGAGGGCCACTTGTGGCCTATTCACCACCTCCCCAACTGGTCCCGCATGCCCTGGATAGAACAGATCTCCTTCAGTGTCCTCTTTCCCAAGCGTAACACTTCCTGGCCTCGTATGTTCACCTCGCACCTGACTGCCAAAGGGCTATCCCCAGCTCTGTTGAAGGCCAAGACCAAG GTGGTGTACATGGCCCGGAACCCCAAGGACGCTCTGGTTTCTTTCTACCATTTTCACCGAATAGCCGGCTTCCTGCCCAATCCCAGCTCCTTTGAGGACTTTGTGGATGAGTTTCTCGAGGGCACAG GCTTCTACGGCTCCTGGTTTGACCATGTGAAGGGGTGGCTAGACCTGCGGAAGGACCTAAATTTGCTTTTTGTCACCTATGAGGAGCTGTACCAG GAGCCTCGCTGTACCATCCAGAAGTTAAGTGACTTCCTGGGGCGCCCCCTGGGGCCAAAAGAGGAGGACACCATACTGGAACTCAGCAGCTTCTCCTTTATGAGTCAGAGCAACATGGTCAACTACAGCCTTTTGCCCAAGGAGATCATGGACCAGAGCCAGAGCAAGTTCCTGAGGAAAG GTGTTGTGGGGAACTGGAAGGAACACTTTACTCCTGAGATGAATGAAAAGTTCAACGCTGTCTACCAGTCCAAGATGAGTGACTCTGGCCTTTGTCTCCCCTGGACCATGGACTGA